The DNA window GGCTCGGAGTACGGCGCGTCGGTCACCGCGTACCTGCACGCGTTCGGCGACACCGGCGCGGCGGCGCAGCGCCTGAATGTGCACCCCAACACCCTGCGGTACCGGCTGCGCCGCGCCCGTGAGCTCTTCGGCGTCGATCTCACCGACCCCACCGGCCGACTGCTGGCGGACATCGGGCTGCGGCTCGCCCCTCGCCTGGAGTGAGACCGGGGGAGTCCAGGAGGGCGAGGCACTGGTGATCGTTTTGCTGTCCGGGCCGCCAAGCGTGCTGCCAAGGCCTGGTCGCGCCGGATGAAGACGCACCTCCCTCCGCACGGTGAAGCTGTCCTTACCGCTCGCAGCAGCAGGCACCGCCCAGGGCGCGCGGGCTGCGGACGCTCCCTCCCGACCGATGTATGAGGTGTGGTTCACATGAGTTCCGGTTTGGCCCAGCGGCGGCGTACGGCCCGCGAAGCGGCGCTGACCCGCGCTGTCGATGACGGTCTGCTGGGCCCGCAGTCGCCCCTGATCGGCCTGCTGGACGTGGACGGCGTACTCGCCGCAGTCGACGCCCTGCACCAGGCGTTCGACGGACCGGCCCCGGTGCAGCACACGTTCGCGGCCAAGGCGTGCGGCCTGGTTCCGGTGCTCCGCCTGCTCGCCGAGGCCGGCATGGGCTGCGAGGTCGCCTCCCCGGGCGAACTGGAAGAGGCGCTCGCGGCCGGCTTCACCGTCGACCGGCTGGTCTTCGACAGCCCGGCGAAGACCGTCGAGGAGCTGGAGTTCGCTCTCGCCCACGGCATCGCGATCAACCTGGACAACTTCCAGGAACTGGCCCGGGTCGACCGCCTGCTGACCGGCCGACCGGCCGCCGGACCGGTCGGACTGCGGGTGAACCCCCAGGTCGGGGCGGGTGCCATCGGGGCGATGTCCACGGCCACCAGCACATCGAAGTTCGGTGTCGCGCTGCGTGACCCGGGCGCGGTCGAGGCCGTGGTCGAGGCGTTCGCGCGCCGCCCGTGGCTGAACCGGCTCCATGCGCACGTCGGCTCCCAGGGCTGCCCGCTGCCGCTCATCGCCCAGGGCATCCGCGCGGCCTACGAGCTGGCCGAGCAGATCAACACCACCCTGGGCCGCCGCCAGGTGACCGGGCTGGACATCGGCGGCGGGCTGCCGGTGGACTTCGGCAGCGACGAGGACCGGCCGACCTACGCGGAGTACGTCGCCGAACTGCGCGCCGCCGTGCCCGACCTCTTCGACGGCCGCTACACCCTGGTCACCGAGTTCGGCCGCTCGCTGCTCGCCAAGAGCGGCACGATCGCCTCCCTCGTCGAGTACACCAAGTCGGCCGGCGGACGCCGCATCGCGGTCACCCACGCCGGCGCCCAGGTGGCCACCCGTACGGTCTTCATGCCCGACGCCTGGCCGCTGCGGGTCGGCGTCTTCGACGCGGCGGGGCGCCCCAAGCAGGGTCCGACCGAGGTCATGGACATCGCCGGACCGTGCTGCTTCGCCGGGGACCTGACCGCCGTGGGACGGGAACTCCCGGCCGTCGAACCCGGCGACGTGGTCGCGCTCTATGACACCGGCGCCTACTACTTCTCCTCGCACTTCTCCTACAACTCGCTGCCCCGCCCGGCCGTGTACGGCTACCGGGTGGACGCCGCCGGACAGGTGCGCTTCGCGCCCGTACGCGACGCGCAGACCCTGCGCGAGGTGGTCGAGGAGAGCGGCGCCGCACACGTCGACGCCCTGGTGGCCCTGCTCCCGGGGAACGGATCGCTCCCGGGGGACGGATCGGACCGGTCGGCGGAGGCGACCGCGTGACCCGTGTCCTGATCTCCGCCGACATGGAGGGGGCGACCGGCACGGTCTCCCCGGCCGACCGGAACGGGCCTGCGCCCTGGCCGGGGTGGTCATGGCGGCCCCCGCACCGTACGCCTGGAGGCCCCCGACGCCCGCGAGGCACTGCGCCGCTTCCGCGCCCGCTGCTACGTCATCATCGTGGCCGTCGAGGCGGTTGCGGGCGCCGCGATCCTGCACGCCTGGATCGGGCTGCCGCTCTGGGTGCTGGCGATGGGTCTGATGGCGATGATGACCGCTACCAACCTGCTGTCGGTGCGGTCACCGTTCTTCCCGTATCCGACCTGGGTGGTGATGGCCGGCTTCGCCGCAGTCCTGGTGGCCATGGCGGTCATCGGCGACCAGCGCACCCAGCTCTTCACCAGCCTCGGCAGCCTGGCCGTCGTCCTGCTCGCCTACACCGTGCGCCGCGCCCGGGGCCCCCGGCCCGAGCCGACCACCGCCGATGACGCCGATGACACCGGCGTCGCCGATTCGACGGTGAAGGCCGTCGCCGACTCCTGACGGAGGTGTCCGGGGGCCGCACCGGCCCCCGGCGCGGGTGATCTCGTCAGGTAGCGGTGGCCGCCCCGCGCCGACCGGAGACGGGGATGAGGGGCACGGCCGCGTGCCCCTCATCCCCACCGGCCGGACCGGAGCCGCTACGGCTGTGCCGCGCCTGCGGCCGGTGCCGTGGCACGGCCTTCGGCAGCGCCGTCCGCAGGCCCGTCGGTCTGGGCGTCGCTGAAGGACATCACCGGCGGCCTGCGGCTGAACAGGCGGGTGAGGAAGAGCAGATAGAGGAATCCGGCCCCCATCCAGCAGAGCCCCACGGCGAAGGTGACACCGGTCAGGCTGGTCCACAGCCAGAGGGTGAGGACGAACCCGACGAGCGGTAGCACCCCGTAGGAGAGCAGGTCGCGGCGCGAACGCCGCCCCTGGTCGACCAGGTAGTGCTTGACCACGCTCAGGTTGACCACCGAGAAGGCGATCAGGGCACCGAAGTTGACCATCACCACGGCGTTGTCGAGGCTGATGAAGAGCGCGACCAGCCCCACGGCGGAGACCACGGCGGTGGCCGTGACCGGGGTGCGGAAGCGCGGGTGCAGGGCGCCGAACACCCGCCGGGGGAGGACCCCGTCGCGGCCCATCGAGTAGAGGATCCGGGAGACGCTGGCCTGGGTGGTGACGGCGGAGCCGAACGCGCCGGCCACATAGACCGCCACAAAGAACGAGGTGAAGGCGGAGCCGCCCAGCTTGGCCATGATGTCCAGGCCCGCGCTGTCGGGGTCGGCGAAGGACGGGTCGGGGTGGACCAGCGCGCCCATCCAGGAGACCAGGATGAACAGCAGACCGCCGACGACCGTGGTGAGCAGGATCGCCCGGGGGATGGTGCGGCGCGGGTCCTTCGCCTCCTCCGACATGGTGGAGACCGCGTCGAAGCCGAGGAAGCTCAGGGCGAGGATCGCGGCCCCGGAGAAGGCCGCCCCCATACCGGCGCTGCCGGGGACGAAGGACCCGAACGGCGCGGCGGCGCCATGGCCGGAGACATGGTGGACCGAGAGCGCCACGAAGACGACGACCAGGATCCCGGCCAGGGCGACGACCAGCATGCTCAGCCTGCTGATGGAGTCGACCCCCAGCACATTGAGGACCAGCGCCAGCACCAGCGCGGCCAGCACGAAGACCTGCTGCGGCACAGCGGGGAACTGGCTGTGCAGATAGATGCCGATGAGCAGGAAGTTGATCATCGGCAGGAAGAGGTAGTCCAGCATCAGCGTCCAGCCGACCATGAAGCCGACATGCCCGCCGAAGGTCTGCTGGGTGTAGGTGTACGCCGACCCGGCGGTCGGGAAGGCGCGCACCATCCGGCCGTAGCTGAAGGCCGTGAAGAGCATCACGACCAGGGCGATCACATAGGCGGCCGGGAGGTGGCCGTCGGTCACCCCGGTGACGGCGCCGTACGTGGTGAACACCGTCACCGGAGCCAGGTAGGTCAGGCCGAAGAGCGTCAGCCCCGGCAGCCCCAGCACCCGCTTGAGTCGGGGCTGGGCGGTTGTGCTGGTACCCGTCATGGACGGTTCCTTCCAGGGGGGTTTCGGATTGCGGGGTGCCGGTGGTGCGGGTCGGGCGGTCATGAGTCCGCCGCGTGGGTCCGCTCCCCGGCCAGCCAGGTGCCGAGGACGGCGATGTCCGGTACCTCATGCGGATCGCAGGCCCGGGGGTCGCGGTCGAGCCACACCAGGTCCGCGACCTGACCGGGGGCCAGGACGCCCCGGTCGTCGGCCATCGCCTGGTGGGCGACGCCCGAGGTGTAGCAGCCGAGCGCCGCCTCCATGCCGATCCGCTCCTCCGGCAGCCAGCCGCCGCGCGGCTCCCGCTGCGGCGTCTGCCGGGTGACGGCGACCGGCAGCCCGGCCAGCGGCCGGTGGTCGGTGACCGGCCAGTCGCTGCCGAACGACACCCGGGCGCCGCTGCGCAGCAGCGATGCCATCGGGTACTGCCGGTCGCTCCGGTCGGCGCCCAGGCGGGGCATGGTGAGGTCGCGCATCACCGGGTCGGCCTGGAGCCAGAGCGGCTCGACATTGGGGATGACGCCGAGTTCGGCGAAGCGAGGCAGGTCGGCCGGGTCGACCAGCTGGACATGGGCGATCACCGGGCGGCGGTCCCGGGGGCCGTTCACCTCGGTCAGCTGGGCGAGGGCGTCCAGCGCGGTGCGGGTCCCGGCGTCGCCGATCGCGTGCAGATGGGCCTGCATGCCCAGCCGGTCGACCTCCACCAGCGCCTCGCGCAGGTCGGCGGCGGGCCAGACCGGCATGCCCCTGGTGCAGGGGTCGTCGGCGTACGGGGCGAGCAGCGCCGCCGTGCGGTTCTCGATGATCCCGTCGACAAAGAACTTGACCGTGCGGGCCGTGAGCCGGGGGTGCCCCGCCGCCTCGACCCGGTCCCGGTCGGCCGCGAACTCCGCGAGCTGCCCGCGCCACCGGGACGGGTCGGCCCGCAGGGCCAGATTGACCCGGGTGGCCAGTGCGCCCCGCCGGGCCGCCTCCAGATACCCGTCGACCGCGTCGTGCTCGACCCAGGCGTCCTGGATCCAGGTGACACCGGCGGCGGCATAGGTCCGGGTGGCCACGGTCAGCGCCCGTACCCGCTCCTCGGTGGTGCGGGCGGGGGCGGCGTCCAGGACGGCGTCCACCGCGTCCCACTCCACCATGGTGCCCAGCAGGGTCCCGTCCGGGCGGCGGGCGAACCGGCCGCGTGCGCTGTCCTGTACGGAGTCGTCCAGACCGGCCCGGCGCATCGCCTCGGTGTTGCACCAGAGCGTGTGGTAGTCCCAGGCGCGGAGCGCCACCGGCCGGTCGGGCACCGCCTCGTCCAGCCAGCGGGCGTCGAAGAGGCCGTCGGGGGCGAGGGTGGAGTCATAGCTGCCGCCGAGGATCCAGTCGCCGTCCGGGTGCTCGTCCGCGTAGCGGCGGACCTCGGCGACGATCTCCGCCACGCTGCGGCACGGCCTGATCCGGGGGCCGAGCGATTCGAACCCGCCCTGGTCCGGGTGGCAGTGGCCGTCGCCGAAGGCGGGCATCAGCAGCCCGCCGCCCAGGTCCAGGACCTCGTCGGCCGCGTCGGTCAGCGCCTCCGCCGCCGCGCCCAGGGCGGCGATCCGGCCGTCCCGTACGGCGAGTGCGGTCGGTCTCGCCGCGTCCCCCGGCAGGCCGGCGGGACCGCCCGGACCGGTCTGGCCGGTCTGGCCGGTCTGGCCGGTCCAGAGGGTGGCGTGGCGGAACACGGTGATGGGCATGGGGTGGCTCCCGAAGCGAATGCCATTCGTTTTAGTGGACGCAGGCTAGACTCACGGAGCGACGTTTGGGAAGAAGGGTGCGGCACATTCGATGAGCGCCGGCACACGAGGGGTGGGACGCCCGAACACCCCCGTGCTCGACCGCGGAGCGATCGTGCGCGCCGCGCTGGACCTGCTGGACGAGGCGGGGGCCAAGGGGTTCTCGATCGCCCTGCTGGCCCAGCGGCTGCGGGTGCGGCCGTCGTCCCTGTACAACCACGTCAAGGGCAAGGACGACATCCTGGCGGGCGTCCGCGAGCTGGTGACCGCCCCGATCGACGCCGGGGCGTTCGAGACCCTGCCCTGGGACGAGGCCCTGGTGAGCTGGGCCAGGCTCTACCGGGCGGCCTTCGCCGCCCATCCGCAGACCATCTCCCTGCTGGCGACGATCCCCGTCTCCGGTGCGCACCGCACCCTGCGCATGTACGAGGCCGTGGTGCGCGGACTGGAACGCGGCGGCTGGCCCACCGAGGCCGTCATCCCGGTCCTGGTCGGGGTGGAGTCCTTCATCCTGGGCTCGGCGCTCGACCTGGTCGCGCCGCCCACCATGTTCGACCCCGGCCCGGACTCCCCCGAAGTGCCCCGGTTCACCGCCGCCGTACGCGCCCGCGACCAGGCCGCCGACGCCCAGCGGCGGCCGGCGGCCGACCTGGCCTTCGAGGTCTCGCTGCTCGCGCTGGTCCACGGCCTGCGGGCACGCCTCGCCGGGGAACGCGCCGACCGCACCGCCGACGGCGGCGCACCGCCGCTCGGGTAGCACGTCGGCCGCCACCACCGCTGCCCGGCATACGATCTGACGGGCAGTCGGACCGGGCCGAGTGGACGGCCCGGACGGCAAGGCCCGCACCCGGAGGGTCCCCGATGTCCACCGAACCCCTCGCCACGGCGATCGAACGGCTCCCGCTCGTGGACCACCACGTCCACGGCGCGCTGCGCCATGACGTCGACCGGGCGGCGCTGGAGCTGATGCTCACCGAGTCCGACCGGCCCGGTCCGCCGGGGACCACCCAGTTCGACTCCCAGCTCGGCTTCGCGGTCCGGCGGTGGTGCGCCCCCGTACTGGGCCTGGAACCCCACGCCGCACCCGAGGCATACCTGGCACGGCGCGGGGAGCTGGGAGCCGAGGAGGTCACCCGCCGGCTGCTCGCCGCCGCCGGCGTCGCCCAGTACCTGCTGGAGACCGGCTACCAGGCCGACGACCTCCTCGGCCTCGACGGCATGGCCCGGGCCTCCGGGCGCCCGGTGGGCGAGATCGTCCGGCTGGAGTCCGTACTTGAGGACCTCGCCCGGACCG is part of the Peterkaempfera bronchialis genome and encodes:
- a CDS encoding amidohydrolase translates to MPITVFRHATLWTGQTGQTGQTGPGGPAGLPGDAARPTALAVRDGRIAALGAAAEALTDAADEVLDLGGGLLMPAFGDGHCHPDQGGFESLGPRIRPCRSVAEIVAEVRRYADEHPDGDWILGGSYDSTLAPDGLFDARWLDEAVPDRPVALRAWDYHTLWCNTEAMRRAGLDDSVQDSARGRFARRPDGTLLGTMVEWDAVDAVLDAAPARTTEERVRALTVATRTYAAAGVTWIQDAWVEHDAVDGYLEAARRGALATRVNLALRADPSRWRGQLAEFAADRDRVEAAGHPRLTARTVKFFVDGIIENRTAALLAPYADDPCTRGMPVWPAADLREALVEVDRLGMQAHLHAIGDAGTRTALDALAQLTEVNGPRDRRPVIAHVQLVDPADLPRFAELGVIPNVEPLWLQADPVMRDLTMPRLGADRSDRQYPMASLLRSGARVSFGSDWPVTDHRPLAGLPVAVTRQTPQREPRGGWLPEERIGMEAALGCYTSGVAHQAMADDRGVLAPGQVADLVWLDRDPRACDPHEVPDIAVLGTWLAGERTHAADS
- a CDS encoding type III PLP-dependent enzyme domain-containing protein, which produces MSSGLAQRRRTAREAALTRAVDDGLLGPQSPLIGLLDVDGVLAAVDALHQAFDGPAPVQHTFAAKACGLVPVLRLLAEAGMGCEVASPGELEEALAAGFTVDRLVFDSPAKTVEELEFALAHGIAINLDNFQELARVDRLLTGRPAAGPVGLRVNPQVGAGAIGAMSTATSTSKFGVALRDPGAVEAVVEAFARRPWLNRLHAHVGSQGCPLPLIAQGIRAAYELAEQINTTLGRRQVTGLDIGGGLPVDFGSDEDRPTYAEYVAELRAAVPDLFDGRYTLVTEFGRSLLAKSGTIASLVEYTKSAGGRRIAVTHAGAQVATRTVFMPDAWPLRVGVFDAAGRPKQGPTEVMDIAGPCCFAGDLTAVGRELPAVEPGDVVALYDTGAYYFSSHFSYNSLPRPAVYGYRVDAAGQVRFAPVRDAQTLREVVEESGAAHVDALVALLPGNGSLPGDGSDRSAEATA
- a CDS encoding APC family permease, with protein sequence MTGTSTTAQPRLKRVLGLPGLTLFGLTYLAPVTVFTTYGAVTGVTDGHLPAAYVIALVVMLFTAFSYGRMVRAFPTAGSAYTYTQQTFGGHVGFMVGWTLMLDYLFLPMINFLLIGIYLHSQFPAVPQQVFVLAALVLALVLNVLGVDSISRLSMLVVALAGILVVVFVALSVHHVSGHGAAAPFGSFVPGSAGMGAAFSGAAILALSFLGFDAVSTMSEEAKDPRRTIPRAILLTTVVGGLLFILVSWMGALVHPDPSFADPDSAGLDIMAKLGGSAFTSFFVAVYVAGAFGSAVTTQASVSRILYSMGRDGVLPRRVFGALHPRFRTPVTATAVVSAVGLVALFISLDNAVVMVNFGALIAFSVVNLSVVKHYLVDQGRRSRRDLLSYGVLPLVGFVLTLWLWTSLTGVTFAVGLCWMGAGFLYLLFLTRLFSRRPPVMSFSDAQTDGPADGAAEGRATAPAAGAAQP
- a CDS encoding TetR/AcrR family transcriptional regulator: MRAALDLLDEAGAKGFSIALLAQRLRVRPSSLYNHVKGKDDILAGVRELVTAPIDAGAFETLPWDEALVSWARLYRAAFAAHPQTISLLATIPVSGAHRTLRMYEAVVRGLERGGWPTEAVIPVLVGVESFILGSALDLVAPPTMFDPGPDSPEVPRFTAAVRARDQAADAQRRPAADLAFEVSLLALVHGLRARLAGERADRTADGGAPPLG